The following nucleotide sequence is from Halorussus caseinilyticus.
CTGGCCGCGAGGAACTGGTCGAAGTCGTGAAGGCGTTCGTCGCGGACGTGGAAGAGACGCTCGACACCGACGTTTCCGCGACGGTTTCGGCCGACATCGAGGACCTCGCGGGTGCAATCGAGGACGCCGCGGTCGCAATCGGCGAGGCAGGTCTGGACCCCGACGACGACGCCGAGACTATCGCACAACTGGAAGAGGCGGCCACAGAGCTACAGGCGGGCGTCGAGGACGCAGAAGAGTGGGACGACCTCGAGACCCGCGAGCAGTTGCAGGCACAGGGCTTCTACGACGTACTCGACCACCGGAAGGACTACCCCCCGGAGTGGCACGCGCTGAAGATTTGGGAGAAGCGCGGGCGCGCCGACATGGTTCTGCTCGCGCTAGATAGCCTCCAGTCGAACTTCATGGAGGAACACTGCAAGGAGTCACTCGTCCGGATGGGCCATCCCGAATCGCTGGACAAGATGAAAGAACTCGCCCAGCGCCGGGACGAGTTCGCCATCCGCACCATCGGGAAAATCGGCGACGAGGACGGTCTCGACGCCGTGCTGGACTACGTGGACTCAGGCCCCAACCTCGCCAAACCCGCGCTGAAGGCCGTCGGCGAAATCGGGAGCGAGGAGGCGACCCAAGACGTTGCCGACCAACTCGCGTCCGACGAGTCCTCGATTCGGAGTCAGGCCGCCCGCTCGCTCGGTCTCATCGGCGACACGCGGGCCATCGACCCGCTGGCGGACCTGCTCGAAGACGACGAGGCCGACGAAGTTCGGGCGAGCGCGGCGTGGGCGCTCAACCAAATCGGCACCGAGCGCGCGCTCGAAGCGGTCCGTCCCTACGCCGACGACCGGGCGTACATCGTCCAGACCGAAGCCGAGAAAGCCGTCGAGAGCCGAGCCGAGACCGCGGCCTAATCGCTCTCCCGTCGTTTTTACGACCGCGCATTCGAGAACGTGGGCTACCTATCAGGCGAGTAGCGCGGCGAGAAACTCCAGCGCGAACGCGACGATGAGCAGAAACGCGCCGACGCGACCTATCCACGTGTGTTCGGTCACTTCCATCGGAGATATATCGACGCTGTAGTCGTTGTACTCCTCGCTGTACTCGACGTAACTCGGCAGTTGGAAGAACTCGAAGAAGACTAACGCCGCGCCGAGCGCGCCGACCGCGTATCCCGACAGTTCGAGCGCCAACACGAGGTCTACCATATTCACACCGGCGAACCTATCGAGCAAAAAGCCATCGGTCCCCGAGGGTTTAAATCCGAGAACGGGACCAACCCTGCCCGTGTCCCCTTCCACGTCCACGCCTCCGACGGCCGATGCGGCGACGCTCCTCGCCGTCCTGCTTGCGGTCGTCTCGGTGACTGCTCCGGTGGCCGTCGCCGCGAGCGCGCACGCAGAGACGAGTTCGGTCGGCGCGACGGCGGCCAACGACGCGCCGGTCGATTCCCCGTCCGCGACCACCCCACCCGAAATCGTCGCGCTCTACCCGAACCCGGTCGCCGACGGTGACGCCGGGGAGTTCGTCGTCCTCCGGGTTCCCGAGTCCACCGACCTCTCGCGGTGGGCACTCGCCGACGGCGAAGCCACCGTCTCGCTCCCGAACGCGACCGTCTCGGGCCGAGTCGCGGTCTCGACCGACCCGCGAGTCGCGCGGAACCTGACCGACGCGCCCGTCTACCCGCTCGCGGGTGACCTCTCGCTAGCGAACGGCGGCGAAACTGTCCGACTGGTCGGCGGGGAGACGGTCCGACTGGTCGGCGGCGACACTGCCGCGAGCGAGACCGAGGACCGCGAAAACACCACTATCGCTTCAGCCGTCACCTACGAGAACGCTCCCGAGGGCGAGCGCCGCCATCGCGTCCGGACCGCTGCCCGGCGGTCCGGACGCGGGGCGGATGGCTCCGAAAGCGCGTCCGGCGCGGACGGCGAGCGCACGACTCGCTGGCGGTGGACGCCGCTGGGCGCGACCGACTTCGGCGTCGCCCGGACCGGACCCGTCGAGGTCCGGGCGTTCGTCCTCCCCGACGCGCCCGGGGTCCCCCTCGAAGCCCTCCGGCGGGCCGACCGCCGAATCCTGCTCGGTGGCTACAGTTTCGCCTCGCCGCGAGTCGCCGACGCGCTCGCGTCGGCGACTCGCCGCGGCGTCGAAGTCCGGGTTCTCGTGGACGGCGCGCCGGTCGGCGGTCTCTCGCGGCGGAGCGCCGAACTCCTCGACTCGCTGGTCGCCCGCGGCGTGGAGGTCCGCGTCCTCGGCGGACCCCGCGCACGCTACGACTTCCACCACGCGAAGTACGCCGTCGCCGACGACCGGGCGCTGGTGATGACCGAGAACTGGAAACCCGCCGGGACGGGCGGCCACGCGAGTCGCGGGTGGGGCGCGGTGGTGCGGAGCGAGGCGGCCGCGGGCCGCCTCGCCGACCTCTTCGAGGCCGACGCCGGGTGGCGCGGCGCGCAACCGTGGTCGGAGTTCCGGCGCGGGCGGACGTTCACCGCCGCGGAGGGCGCACCGGCGAACGCGACCTATCCGTCGAACGTCGCGTCGAGCAATCTCGACGTTGCTTCGAGCAGTATTTTGATTGCTCCAGACAATGCAGAGGATGCTTTGCTATCGGAGCTAAATGCCGCCGACGAGTCGATTCGCGTCCAGCAGGTCGCGGTCGGCGGGCGGACGCACTCGCTCCTGCGCGCGACCCTGCGGGCCGCGCGCCGGGGTGTGAAGGTCGAGATTTTGCTCTCCAGCGCGTGGTACGTCGAGGAGGACAACCGGAAACTCGTGGAGTGGTTGAACCGGGTCGCGGACGAGGAGGACCTACCGCTGGAAGCACGCCTCGCCGACTCCCGCGGGCGCTACGAGAAGATTCACGCCAAGGGCGTGGTCGTGGACGGCGAGGCGGCGGTGGTCGGAAGCCTCAACTGGAACAACCATTCGGCGCGAGAGAACCGGGAAGTCGCAGTCGTGTTGCGCGGCGAGGAAGTCGGCGGGTTCTACGCCGACGTGTTCGACAGCGACTGGGAGGCGAGCGCGGGCGGAGCGGGAGGTGGTTCGAACCGCGTGCCGGTCGGACTTCTCGGGGCCGTCGCTGTCGGTGCGCTCGTCGCAATCGCGTTCGCAAAACGGGAGGTCGTCTTCGAGAAAGGCCGATAGTTCAGTCGCGGGAGTCAGTCGTCGGTTCGCTCGTGACCCACGGTCGTACTCTGCAACTCCTCGTCGATTTCGGCGTCGGCCATCTTCTCCACGAGGGCGTCCAGCACTTCCTCGCGCATGCCGGGCACGAACTTGATGGACCCGACGACGAGGTGGCCGCCGCCCGAGACGCCGCCGCCGACGACTTCCTCGTTGAGTTCCGAGACCATCTCGGGGATGTCCAAGCGCACGCCGTCCGAGCGCAGGACTGCGAAGTCCGGGCCGTAGCCGATGGTGATGACGGGTTCGCCGGTCTGTTGGACCTTCCGGTCGTGGATTTCGCCCGTGGTCTTGCCCGGCGCGGGGTAGGTGAACCGGTGGGCGTGGTTCTCCACGTCGATGCGGTAGAGGTTGGCGTCGCTGTCGAGTCGCTCGTGTTCGACGTGGGGCATCGCGGCGTCGAGTTGGTCCTCGACCTCGGACTCGGCGGTGTCGGCGAGGAACTCCACGAGTTCGCGGTGGCGCGACTCGTCGTCGGTTCCGACGTTCAACACGTCGTTGATGAGGTTGCGCCCCGCGTCGTACTTCAGCCAGTGAGCCTCGTAGTCGAGAGCTTCGCCGATGTCCCGGAGGAGTGACTCCTCGTAGCCTTCCGACTCGGCGAGGTCCACGTAGTCGGTCATGGTGTCGGCCTTCGACCGGTCGCACAGACCCGCGACGGCGGGAACGTGGCGGAGTTCCTCGGTGATGTCGGGCCAAATCATTCGTGCGAGTTCGACGCACATCATCCCGGTCGTGATGCGGTAGTCCTCGTCGTAGAGGTACGGGTTGACGTGAGCGTCCACGTAGGGTTCGACCGCCTCGGGGTCGGGGTGGTGGTGGTCCACGACCACGATGGGTATGTCGTAGTGCGCGAGGTTCTTGTAGGCGGGCACGTCCTCGGCGGTACTCCCGTTGTCGAGCATCAACAGGAGCGGCAACTTCTGGCCGTGGCGCGCTTGGTCCTCCAGCGCGAAGTTGAGGTCACGGGTCACGTCCTCCATCTCGTAGAAGGGGGCCTTCGAGGGGAGGCGCTTGAACAGGTGGCGCTTGGCCTCGGGGTCTTGGTGCGTCTCTTCGATGAACCGCTCCAGCGCGTACTGGACCGGAATCGAGGCGCACATCCCGTCGCCGTCGGCGTGGTGGCGCACCCGAATCGGCCGACTTTCGAGGACGGTCCGGCGGAGCTGTTGGGCGACCTCTTTCAGGTCGGGTACCATCTGCTCCAGCGCGGGCCACTCCACGAGCGGTTCGACTTCGTGGGGTTCGGCGCGTTCCTCGAAGGCCGCCGCGAGACGCTCGCGGACCTCCTCGGCGTCGTCGTCGGTCAACACGTCGAGCGAGTCGGCTTCGACCTGTAGGGCGTTGTCTCGCTCTTCGACCTGTCCGGTGACGCGAACCACGTCGTCGATTTCGACACCGGGGTAGGCGCGGACGCCCGCCTCCTCGAAGGCCGCGCAGGGGATGACGCCAGTCTCGTCGCTGACGTGGAAGATGGTCGGGCCGCCGGTCTGCTTGATTTGGACGACTTCGCCTTCGAGGTGGACGGTATCGCCGACCGCCTCGGAGAGTTCGCCCGCGTCGGAGATGTCGTAGTCGTGGCCGACTTCGACCGTCTCGTAGTCGCCGAGTTCGGTCGGAACGAAACTCAGGTCGCCGTTCTCCCGAATCTCGGTCAGTTCGACCACGAGGTCGTCGCCGACCTCGTAGCTCCCGTCGTAGTTCGACTCGTGAGCGAGACCGGAGACAGTGTCGGAAACGTCAACGAACACCCCGTAATCGACCACGCCGTTGACCGTGGCGTGGTAGTAGTTGCCCTCTTCTACGTCGTCGAGGGTACAGTCCGGGTCGAGGTCGTAGACTACGACCTCGCCGGAGCCATCAGTAGATGTCATTCTTGCCCGTGGTTTCGGTTCGCCCGCTTTTAACTCATGCGATGCCGAGTCTTTGTCGCCGAAGAATCGTTCGAGAGAGCGTGTCTCTCTGGCGGCCGCGCGAATCCTCGATTCGCGCGGCCGCTTCGTCGTCGGAACTGTCGCCCTCGGGTTGTCTCGCTCCAACTCCATTGCCGTCTCCGCCCGGACCCTTCGCAACCTTTAGAATGCGCCCGCCCGGAGTTTCGACCATGCGGTTGTTCCGGTCGAGCGAAATCCTCGGCATCGCCGAAGACGCCCTCCAGTTCGCGCTCGCGGCGTCCGAGGACGCTCATCCTCACGAGTACATGGGCTTTCTCCGCGGCGAGGACGCCCGCTCTCTCGGACTCGAACGCGACGGGACCGTCATCACCGACGTACTGGTCATCCCCGGCACCGAGTCCAACAGCGTGAGCGCGACTGTCAAGACCAGTCAAATACCCAACGACTTCAACTCGGTGGGGTCGGTCCACTCCCACCCGAACGGGGTTCTTAAACCGAGCAAGGAAGACCTCGCCACCTTCGGTAGGGGGAAAGTCCACATCATCATCGGCTATCCGTACGACCAAGGGGACTGGCGGGCGTTCGACCGAGACGGGGAGCATCGG
It contains:
- a CDS encoding HEAT repeat domain-containing protein, giving the protein MSDEGTEGDETEEAPEAEETELDTTPLSEEEIEEELDAAEEELEAAETEADLDEVEAHLDEIEGHLEDTDLPEPEDEDAEDPNEQFEDRLSDLRSELEDARGPYAENVVEDVSESGTTVEETEWTDTGREELVEVVKAFVADVEETLDTDVSATVSADIEDLAGAIEDAAVAIGEAGLDPDDDAETIAQLEEAATELQAGVEDAEEWDDLETREQLQAQGFYDVLDHRKDYPPEWHALKIWEKRGRADMVLLALDSLQSNFMEEHCKESLVRMGHPESLDKMKELAQRRDEFAIRTIGKIGDEDGLDAVLDYVDSGPNLAKPALKAVGEIGSEEATQDVADQLASDESSIRSQAARSLGLIGDTRAIDPLADLLEDDEADEVRASAAWALNQIGTERALEAVRPYADDRAYIVQTEAEKAVESRAETAA
- a CDS encoding phospholipase D-like domain-containing protein, which gives rise to MSPSTSTPPTADAATLLAVLLAVVSVTAPVAVAASAHAETSSVGATAANDAPVDSPSATTPPEIVALYPNPVADGDAGEFVVLRVPESTDLSRWALADGEATVSLPNATVSGRVAVSTDPRVARNLTDAPVYPLAGDLSLANGGETVRLVGGETVRLVGGDTAASETEDRENTTIASAVTYENAPEGERRHRVRTAARRSGRGADGSESASGADGERTTRWRWTPLGATDFGVARTGPVEVRAFVLPDAPGVPLEALRRADRRILLGGYSFASPRVADALASATRRGVEVRVLVDGAPVGGLSRRSAELLDSLVARGVEVRVLGGPRARYDFHHAKYAVADDRALVMTENWKPAGTGGHASRGWGAVVRSEAAAGRLADLFEADAGWRGAQPWSEFRRGRTFTAAEGAPANATYPSNVASSNLDVASSSILIAPDNAEDALLSELNAADESIRVQQVAVGGRTHSLLRATLRAARRGVKVEILLSSAWYVEEDNRKLVEWLNRVADEEDLPLEARLADSRGRYEKIHAKGVVVDGEAAVVGSLNWNNHSARENREVAVVLRGEEVGGFYADVFDSDWEASAGGAGGGSNRVPVGLLGAVAVGALVAIAFAKREVVFEKGR
- a CDS encoding DHH family phosphoesterase, which translates into the protein MTSTDGSGEVVVYDLDPDCTLDDVEEGNYYHATVNGVVDYGVFVDVSDTVSGLAHESNYDGSYEVGDDLVVELTEIRENGDLSFVPTELGDYETVEVGHDYDISDAGELSEAVGDTVHLEGEVVQIKQTGGPTIFHVSDETGVIPCAAFEEAGVRAYPGVEIDDVVRVTGQVEERDNALQVEADSLDVLTDDDAEEVRERLAAAFEERAEPHEVEPLVEWPALEQMVPDLKEVAQQLRRTVLESRPIRVRHHADGDGMCASIPVQYALERFIEETHQDPEAKRHLFKRLPSKAPFYEMEDVTRDLNFALEDQARHGQKLPLLLMLDNGSTAEDVPAYKNLAHYDIPIVVVDHHHPDPEAVEPYVDAHVNPYLYDEDYRITTGMMCVELARMIWPDITEELRHVPAVAGLCDRSKADTMTDYVDLAESEGYEESLLRDIGEALDYEAHWLKYDAGRNLINDVLNVGTDDESRHRELVEFLADTAESEVEDQLDAAMPHVEHERLDSDANLYRIDVENHAHRFTYPAPGKTTGEIHDRKVQQTGEPVITIGYGPDFAVLRSDGVRLDIPEMVSELNEEVVGGGVSGGGHLVVGSIKFVPGMREEVLDALVEKMADAEIDEELQSTTVGHERTDD
- a CDS encoding Mov34/MPN/PAD-1 family protein — protein: MRLFRSSEILGIAEDALQFALAASEDAHPHEYMGFLRGEDARSLGLERDGTVITDVLVIPGTESNSVSATVKTSQIPNDFNSVGSVHSHPNGVLKPSKEDLATFGRGKVHIIIGYPYDQGDWRAFDRDGEHRELDVLDVSLPEGESFFDFTQADIDAELDYDFEDTE